In one Leptogranulimonas caecicola genomic region, the following are encoded:
- a CDS encoding DUF1015 domain-containing protein → MDIRPFAAIHPRPDLMAQVAALPYDVVTPQEARDAVAAHPKSFLAIDLPAETGFPADKDPYAPEVYQRAQELFSAAMESGDYVQDAEPHYYIYQLEDGERSQRGLVCVVGVADYLEDRVKRHENTRVVKENDRIAHIEAVGAQTGPVFLAYDDEREDGSLEELLDAASAGEPWADFVDDEGVRNRLWRVDDPWMLGQLSTAAGALECAYIADGHHRGASAVKVAQRHAGDPDAADDADAFIAVLFPASELSILAYNRVVADRAGLTPAQLLAAVEDAGYTLEPRAEAASPSRQGNFTLYTDGHWYELFPTPELVARRGALGAADSLDVARLQAEILAPILSIGDPREDPRIEFVGGIRGLGALEDAAAEKGVAIACWPTSVEQLMAVADAGELMPPKSTWFEPKLRSGLVFHKI, encoded by the coding sequence ATGGACATCCGACCCTTTGCCGCCATCCATCCCCGCCCAGACCTCATGGCCCAGGTAGCCGCCTTGCCCTACGACGTGGTGACCCCCCAGGAGGCCCGCGACGCCGTGGCCGCCCACCCCAAGAGCTTCTTGGCCATCGACCTGCCTGCAGAAACCGGGTTCCCAGCCGATAAGGACCCCTACGCACCTGAGGTCTACCAGCGGGCGCAGGAGCTTTTCTCGGCAGCCATGGAATCTGGCGACTACGTCCAAGATGCCGAGCCCCACTACTACATCTACCAGCTGGAAGATGGCGAGCGCTCCCAGCGGGGCCTGGTGTGCGTGGTAGGTGTCGCCGACTACCTGGAAGATCGGGTGAAGCGCCACGAGAACACCCGGGTGGTCAAGGAGAACGACCGCATTGCCCACATCGAGGCCGTGGGCGCCCAAACAGGCCCGGTCTTTTTGGCCTATGACGACGAGCGCGAGGACGGCTCGCTGGAAGAGCTGTTGGATGCGGCCAGCGCAGGCGAGCCCTGGGCAGACTTCGTGGACGACGAGGGGGTGCGCAACCGCCTTTGGCGCGTGGACGATCCCTGGATGCTGGGACAGCTTTCTACGGCTGCCGGAGCGCTGGAGTGCGCCTATATCGCCGACGGGCATCATCGCGGGGCCTCGGCAGTGAAGGTGGCCCAGCGCCACGCCGGCGACCCCGACGCCGCCGACGATGCCGATGCCTTCATAGCTGTGCTGTTCCCCGCCTCCGAGCTCTCCATCCTGGCGTACAACCGCGTGGTAGCCGACCGCGCCGGGCTCACCCCCGCCCAGCTGCTCGCTGCCGTCGAGGACGCCGGGTACACCCTAGAGCCGCGGGCTGAGGCGGCAAGTCCTTCTCGGCAGGGAAATTTCACCCTTTATACCGACGGCCACTGGTACGAGCTCTTCCCCACCCCTGAGCTTGTGGCGCGCCGCGGTGCGCTGGGGGCGGCGGATTCGTTGGATGTGGCTCGATTGCAGGCCGAGATTCTGGCGCCCATCCTGTCTATTGGCGACCCCCGAGAAGACCCGCGCATCGAGTTTGTGGGAGGCATTCGGGGCTTGGGCGCACTGGAGGACGCCGCTGCCGAGAAGGGCGTGGCCATTGCCTGTTGGCCCACTTCAGTAGAGCAGCTCATGGCCGTCGCCGACGCCGGAGAGCTGATGCCTCCCAAGTCCACCTGGTTCGAGCCCAAGCTGCGAAGCGGACTGGTGTTCCACAAGATCTAA
- a CDS encoding InlB B-repeat-containing protein has protein sequence MKRKGLATKIFAWLLSFVMALTLVPVAPQPALAENGARSVSAQADSDDLQFKEGHIKVSGKVTVASDKQLVQDLKWTFPFENPLRPGEGIADPGRPYKYIIWQSKKATSSNAWSAWESRSAYSDSNKIRVLNVAPNGASTAYLKNWMNTPTTDPTTGQRVTVGRDLMDITAITLADYNANPNGYLMETVKDAQGNDIQQYKYDVIMFGTYDANAGGDLNAASRDATVAFAKHGGGLMFGHDTITGSSSSTSDPYADNASKQLHHPYFNRFAREDFLDIFPGQGGTTYMLNNCKVIDTGFLTSRPWDLNGKTLSIPTTHVLGQRVLAGSNARVWMQMSDGAGNVQGIRFTQGNGTDNYYLVTNGSNAMIQTGHSNGSATEDECKVFANTLLYIAQGSRYTSGSDLSFADEDAPSAANASLRRVNLTPDGWHYSATLNLRGSVDAGTQFAYKIQGIPQATLQNAPEYVEVWSDPETLDDAPADKTASLVQTALSGLRGYYVRAVDTNKDPEAITKSQVNASQIISASNSTDTVTYTSAQNLNLDTQYYAHVYAVDWAGNVSGDMVVPIQVLERRAHFHRNEDGTSEPATADDEAQSLFTNNHIIASYPDDPVREGYRFDGWYLNNAGTGEKIVPEGTYPPSGADTKEPFHVYAKWVKTWDLLVSQKGNGTTSIQVEGQDPAPIDSQAHTYDTGTKLSVNLKAAEGGSIGAVWLDDELLDPARYAGGTLNLGALEASHHVVVEYLSAPVDPVDYAQVATKLTGDAGSSTITKSTIVATDDSGASNYKVEWKLDSTRELEMIYIDGVERPDLVAAGATSVTFSQVDRDHEVEVKLKPTGTSSSEGDHQVATRLTGGPGTVSPTVRVADGEGTTVTAAIDPEYASSYDIKQENITVTDADGAKVNPTSITVQDDGSVAIELPAGSKDCTVEVKLTPKDQAGNVTLSEEEQISIDTRVTGQGTITPSAIVKRGSDYPVEWEPAEGWMLQGVTIDTVRSFYPERSLADRLSTKETDVSQSQNLLRSMLKMASPECLSSLLADGPGDPAVSEDPVAPKPDAVIDDTGSYPFYKVDRNHTIHATFVKADVITTKPEDHQEDTCRVETQIVSEGPGSITASANALAKGSNYPVSWDVPEGFTVTGVFVNGQARPDLLTAGSVSLNDLQADASVKVVVEKTRAGSGLKVKELPDGIAAFVYNGTQPGSKVLSTLESLNENEAAAWATSLAEKHNRSFLGWTTTPEAPVLLTTNDVLSQGYTTVYPVFGASAHKGAPSNTPSGPADPENPDNPDNPDDPSDPDNPGGPDDPDNPSDPDSPDKPVDPESEPIDPDTPNVTPTHDPTIDPSKEGDTFITKVLRNLTHPRGVNRIGDTVRYYITAQNNRLTNWQNVTVSDPLPVGVVPQAGTMKLIVRDLANLEGGTALAVPDSAYDAATRRVTYSLGDVAPGTAKTLVFDASLTTDALQDQPLGTPVQNSASVLGTTDGTRTPEDPSHPDDPDLPDVPAGPTGGLTTDVVLPDDGAVHWASPDISIIKDAQNLTALGAPITRVGDRLAYAIELKTTKDDSAIENGLITDTLPEGLEIDLSTLKLQIKEGEPFSVAPEAYDPETRTLSVTCGTLMKGEVAKLTFEATVTQAAHGLMIPNVAVGTNLLVGPNDTVKPGDPWTDPVPRGGTESQEAFPGEQDSTHPVVWADPQLSLEKTAENLTHTDEWYLGDKVGYTVKLVNTLDMSMSFDTLLVDVMSDGLELDTSSLKLMLPDGTTEPLAMSDVEFDRATNTLRVPVGDLAGGQQVTLTYEAAIREPSMPGKIVNSVSAVGSGEAGSLAPGEGAAATEIEAKATATATIVYPVNGRFGRLGRMGDEPVFWGALVLLAAGATTTLVYLRRRRA, from the coding sequence CCTGGCCGCCCCTACAAATACATCATCTGGCAGTCGAAGAAGGCTACCAGCTCCAATGCCTGGAGCGCCTGGGAATCCAGAAGCGCCTACAGCGATTCCAACAAGATCCGCGTGCTCAATGTGGCGCCCAACGGCGCCTCTACGGCTTATCTCAAAAACTGGATGAACACTCCTACCACAGATCCCACCACTGGCCAGCGCGTGACGGTGGGCCGCGACCTTATGGACATCACGGCCATCACCTTGGCCGACTACAACGCCAACCCCAACGGCTATCTCATGGAAACCGTGAAGGATGCCCAAGGAAACGACATTCAGCAGTACAAGTACGACGTCATCATGTTTGGCACTTACGATGCCAACGCCGGCGGCGACCTCAATGCTGCCTCCCGCGATGCCACTGTGGCTTTTGCCAAGCATGGCGGCGGCCTCATGTTTGGCCACGACACCATCACCGGCTCATCCTCATCTACCTCCGATCCCTATGCCGACAACGCTTCCAAGCAACTGCACCACCCCTACTTCAACCGCTTCGCCCGCGAGGATTTCCTGGATATCTTCCCCGGGCAGGGCGGCACCACCTACATGCTCAACAACTGCAAGGTCATCGACACGGGCTTTTTGACCTCGCGTCCCTGGGACCTCAACGGCAAAACGCTTTCCATTCCCACCACCCATGTGTTGGGGCAAAGGGTGCTGGCCGGCTCCAATGCTCGCGTGTGGATGCAGATGAGCGATGGCGCAGGCAATGTGCAGGGGATCCGTTTCACGCAGGGCAATGGCACCGACAACTACTATCTGGTCACCAATGGCTCAAACGCCATGATCCAAACCGGCCATTCCAACGGATCGGCTACAGAAGACGAGTGCAAGGTCTTCGCCAACACACTGCTCTACATCGCCCAGGGCTCGCGCTACACCTCTGGCTCCGACCTCTCCTTTGCCGATGAGGACGCTCCCTCTGCCGCCAACGCCTCCCTGCGCCGAGTGAATCTCACTCCCGATGGGTGGCACTACTCGGCCACGCTCAATTTGCGCGGCTCGGTGGATGCGGGCACCCAGTTTGCCTACAAGATCCAGGGCATTCCCCAGGCAACCTTGCAAAACGCCCCCGAGTATGTGGAGGTGTGGAGCGATCCTGAGACCCTCGATGACGCCCCTGCCGATAAAACCGCCTCCCTGGTGCAGACAGCCCTCTCTGGTCTGCGTGGTTACTATGTGCGGGCAGTGGACACAAACAAGGATCCTGAGGCTATCACCAAGTCCCAGGTGAACGCCTCTCAGATCATTTCTGCTTCCAATAGCACCGACACGGTGACCTATACCTCGGCTCAGAACCTGAATCTGGATACTCAGTACTACGCCCATGTCTATGCCGTTGATTGGGCAGGTAACGTGAGTGGCGACATGGTGGTGCCCATCCAGGTGTTGGAACGTCGAGCCCACTTCCATCGCAACGAGGACGGGACCTCCGAGCCGGCGACCGCTGATGACGAGGCCCAGTCCCTCTTTACCAACAACCACATCATTGCCAGTTACCCCGACGACCCCGTGCGCGAGGGTTACCGCTTTGACGGCTGGTACCTTAACAACGCAGGTACCGGAGAGAAGATTGTGCCTGAGGGAACCTACCCGCCTTCTGGCGCAGACACCAAAGAGCCCTTCCACGTCTACGCCAAGTGGGTGAAGACTTGGGATCTCTTGGTGAGCCAAAAGGGCAACGGCACCACCAGCATCCAGGTGGAGGGCCAAGACCCTGCGCCTATCGACAGCCAGGCCCATACCTATGACACGGGCACCAAGCTCTCGGTGAACCTCAAGGCAGCCGAGGGCGGCTCAATCGGTGCTGTCTGGCTGGACGACGAGCTGCTGGACCCAGCACGATATGCCGGAGGCACCCTGAACCTTGGGGCGCTGGAGGCAAGCCATCATGTGGTGGTGGAGTACTTGTCGGCACCGGTGGATCCTGTGGACTACGCTCAGGTGGCCACCAAGCTTACCGGCGATGCAGGCAGCTCCACCATCACCAAGTCCACCATTGTGGCCACCGACGACAGCGGGGCATCCAACTATAAGGTGGAGTGGAAGCTCGATTCCACCCGTGAGCTGGAGATGATCTACATCGATGGCGTGGAGCGCCCGGATCTGGTAGCGGCAGGGGCAACCTCGGTCACCTTCTCCCAGGTGGACCGCGACCACGAGGTCGAGGTGAAGCTCAAGCCAACGGGCACTTCCAGCTCGGAGGGAGATCACCAGGTGGCCACACGCCTCACAGGAGGTCCTGGTACGGTGAGCCCCACGGTGCGCGTCGCTGATGGCGAGGGCACCACGGTCACCGCAGCCATCGACCCTGAGTACGCCTCATCCTATGACATCAAACAAGAAAACATCACCGTCACCGACGCCGACGGCGCCAAGGTGAACCCCACAAGCATCACGGTGCAAGATGACGGTTCGGTGGCTATCGAGCTGCCTGCCGGCTCCAAGGACTGTACGGTGGAGGTCAAGCTCACGCCCAAGGATCAAGCGGGAAACGTCACCCTTTCCGAGGAGGAGCAGATTTCCATCGACACCCGGGTGACAGGCCAGGGGACCATCACGCCCTCGGCCATCGTCAAGCGCGGCAGCGATTACCCCGTGGAGTGGGAACCTGCCGAAGGCTGGATGCTCCAAGGCGTGACCATCGACACGGTTCGTTCCTTCTATCCCGAGCGCTCCCTGGCCGATCGCCTGTCCACCAAGGAGACCGACGTCTCACAGAGCCAGAACCTGCTGCGTTCCATGCTCAAGATGGCCTCGCCCGAGTGCCTGAGCTCCCTTCTGGCCGACGGCCCTGGCGATCCCGCTGTCAGCGAGGACCCTGTGGCTCCCAAGCCTGACGCGGTTATCGACGATACGGGCTCCTATCCCTTCTATAAGGTGGATCGCAATCACACCATCCATGCCACATTCGTGAAGGCCGATGTCATCACTACCAAGCCCGAGGACCACCAAGAAGACACGTGCCGCGTTGAGACTCAGATCGTGAGCGAGGGCCCCGGCTCCATCACCGCCAGCGCCAACGCACTGGCCAAGGGCTCAAACTACCCTGTATCCTGGGACGTTCCGGAGGGCTTCACCGTCACCGGTGTCTTTGTGAACGGTCAGGCTCGTCCCGACCTCCTTACCGCCGGCTCTGTGAGCTTGAACGACCTCCAGGCCGACGCCTCCGTCAAAGTAGTGGTCGAGAAGACCCGCGCCGGCTCCGGCCTCAAGGTCAAGGAGCTTCCCGATGGGATCGCGGCCTTTGTCTACAATGGCACCCAGCCGGGCTCCAAGGTGCTCTCCACGTTGGAATCGCTCAATGAGAACGAGGCTGCCGCCTGGGCGACTTCCCTTGCCGAGAAACACAACCGCTCCTTCCTGGGGTGGACCACTACGCCGGAAGCCCCGGTGCTCCTGACCACCAACGACGTGCTCTCTCAGGGCTATACCACGGTCTATCCCGTCTTTGGAGCCTCTGCCCACAAGGGTGCGCCTTCCAACACGCCCAGCGGCCCCGCAGACCCGGAAAACCCGGATAATCCTGACAACCCAGACGATCCCAGCGATCCTGACAACCCTGGCGGCCCGGACGATCCCGATAACCCCAGCGACCCAGATTCGCCCGACAAGCCCGTCGATCCTGAGAGCGAGCCGATAGACCCGGATACGCCCAACGTCACCCCCACGCACGACCCCACCATCGATCCTTCCAAGGAGGGTGACACCTTTATCACCAAGGTGCTGCGCAACCTCACCCATCCTCGCGGCGTGAACCGCATCGGCGACACGGTGCGCTACTACATCACCGCACAAAACAACCGCCTCACCAACTGGCAAAACGTGACGGTTTCTGATCCTCTGCCGGTGGGTGTGGTGCCCCAGGCAGGAACCATGAAGCTCATCGTGCGCGATCTTGCCAACTTGGAGGGCGGCACTGCATTGGCGGTACCCGACAGCGCCTATGACGCTGCTACTCGTCGTGTGACTTACAGCTTGGGCGACGTGGCGCCTGGCACCGCTAAAACCTTGGTGTTCGACGCTTCGCTTACCACCGACGCTCTCCAGGACCAGCCTTTGGGCACCCCGGTGCAAAACAGCGCCAGCGTGTTGGGCACCACCGACGGCACTCGCACGCCTGAAGATCCCAGCCACCCCGATGACCCCGATCTTCCTGACGTCCCTGCAGGCCCCACCGGCGGTCTCACCACCGACGTAGTGCTGCCTGACGACGGTGCCGTCCACTGGGCGTCGCCAGACATCTCCATCATCAAGGACGCACAGAACCTCACGGCCCTCGGTGCCCCCATTACCCGCGTGGGCGACCGCCTGGCTTATGCCATCGAGCTCAAGACCACCAAGGATGACTCCGCCATCGAGAACGGCCTTATCACCGACACCCTTCCCGAAGGTCTCGAGATCGACCTTTCCACCCTCAAGCTCCAAATCAAGGAGGGCGAGCCCTTCTCGGTAGCCCCTGAAGCCTACGACCCTGAGACCCGCACCTTGAGCGTTACCTGCGGCACCCTCATGAAGGGCGAGGTCGCAAAGCTCACCTTTGAGGCCACTGTCACCCAGGCAGCTCACGGGCTCATGATCCCCAATGTGGCGGTGGGCACAAACTTGCTGGTAGGACCCAATGACACGGTGAAGCCCGGCGACCCCTGGACCGATCCTGTTCCTCGCGGTGGCACTGAGTCTCAAGAGGCGTTCCCCGGCGAGCAGGACTCCACGCATCCGGTGGTGTGGGCAGATCCTCAGCTCTCGCTCGAAAAGACTGCCGAGAACCTCACTCATACCGATGAGTGGTATCTGGGTGACAAGGTGGGCTATACCGTCAAGCTAGTAAATACCCTGGACATGTCTATGAGCTTCGACACGCTACTGGTAGACGTCATGAGTGATGGGCTCGAGCTGGATACCTCTTCGCTCAAGCTCATGCTTCCCGACGGCACTACGGAGCCGCTGGCTATGAGCGACGTGGAGTTTGACCGCGCGACCAACACCCTGCGTGTGCCGGTGGGCGATCTTGCCGGTGGTCAGCAGGTGACCTTGACCTACGAGGCTGCCATCCGCGAGCCCTCCATGCCTGGCAAGATCGTCAACAGCGTCTCGGCGGTGGGCTCGGGCGAAGCTGGCTCCCTTGCTCCCGGTGAAGGTGCTGCCGCCACCGAGATCGAGGCCAAGGCTACTGCCACTGCCACTATCGTGTACCCGGTGAACGGGCGCTTCGGCCGCTTGGGCCGCATGGGCGACGAACCTGTCTTCTGGGGTGCGCTGGTGCTTTTAGCTGCGGGTGCCACCACTACCCTGGTTTACCTGCGTAGGCGTCGCGCCTAG